In a genomic window of Nomascus leucogenys isolate Asia chromosome 4, Asia_NLE_v1, whole genome shotgun sequence:
- the IQCF3 gene encoding IQ domain-containing protein F3, with protein MGSKCCKGGPDEDAVERQRQRKLLLAQLHHRKRVKAAGQIQAWWRGVLVRRTLLVAALRAWMIQCWWRTLVQRRIRQRRQALLRVYVIQEQATVKLQSCIRMWQCRQCYRQMCNALCLFQVPESNLAFQTDGFLQVQYAIPSKQPEFHIEILSI; from the exons ATGGGCAGTAAATGCTGT AAAGGTGGTCCAGATGAAGATGCAGTAGAAAGACAGAGGCAGCGGAAG TTGCTTCTTGCACAACTGCATCACAGAAAAAGGGTGAAGGCGGCTGGGCAgatccaggcctggtggcgtggGGTCCTGGTGCGCAGGACCCTGCTAGTCGCTGCCCTCAGGGCCTGGATGATTCAGTGCTGGTGGAGGACGTTGGTGCAGAGACGGATCCGTCAGCGGCGGCAGGCCCTGTTGAGGGTCTATGTCATCCAGGAGCAGGCAACGGTCAAGCTCCAGTCCTGCATCCGCATGTGGCAGTGCCGGCAATGTTACCGCCAAATGTGCAATGCTCTCTGCTTGTTCCAGGTCCCAGAGAGCAACCTTGCCTTCCAGACTGATGGCTTTTTACAGGTCCAATATGCAATCCCTTCAAAGCAGCCAGAGTTCCACATTGAAATCCTATCAATCTGA
- the LOC100596923 gene encoding IQ domain-containing protein F5-like: MGIQCFVRDNQSIQRCRQGEKDGHVRQSMTEDVDETTLLKQMEREKMPPPPKPKPPTDKVLAAKKIQSWWWGTLVQCTLLHTTLRALIIQCWWRQVLARLQAKRQRAALELCARQLRPAVRPQSWVCMWHVHWHYCRLLSAVRIIQVYWRWRSCHTHGFFHGSYGLTTSQLSLELGIFLGSQVCRITDCIPFPIKN, encoded by the exons ATGGGCATTCAATGTTTTGTAAGAGACAACCAGTCCATTCAAAGATGCAGGCAGGGGGAG AAGGATGGCCATGTTCGCCAAAGCATGACGGAAGATGTTGATGAAACCACACTGTTGAAACAAATGGAGCGGGAGAAAATGCCTCCTCCTCCAAAACCAAAG CCCCCCACTGACAAGGTACTGGCAGCAAAAAAGATCCAGTCCTGGTGGTGGGGCACGCTGGTGCAATGCACACTACTGCACACGACCCTCAGAGCTTTGATCATTCAGTGCTGGTGGAGGCaggtgctggcaaggctgcaggcAAAGAGGCAGCGGGCAGCGCTGGAGCTCTGCGCACGGCAGCTACGGCCAGCAGTCAGGCCGCAGTCCTGGGTCTGCATGTGGCATGTCCACTGGCATTACTGCCGTTTGCTCAGTGCTGTCCGGATCATCCAGGTCTATTGGCGCTGGAGAAGTTGCCATACCCATGGCTTTTTCCATGGCAGCTACGGGCTCACAACAAGCCAGCTGAGCCTTGAGCTTGGCATCTTCCTGGGATCACAGGTTTGCCGAATTACAGACTGCATCCCCTTCCCAATAAAGAACTGA